A region from the Canis aureus isolate CA01 chromosome 8, VMU_Caureus_v.1.0, whole genome shotgun sequence genome encodes:
- the NAT16 gene encoding LOW QUALITY PROTEIN: putative N-acetyltransferase 16 (The sequence of the model RefSeq protein was modified relative to this genomic sequence to represent the inferred CDS: inserted 3 bases in 3 codons; substituted 2 bases at 2 genomic stop codons), producing MKLETSYGTASSEVPKPERGXSRCGSGSEAKAKSWKANPRSRSWPEAKAEPLDFMVETEQKFEEVLAISGNIYGGLNYLPGRYHSWLXDPNPSMVLATHNGGVVNRQGTGEKRGNHGLVASSWDRDGKGVAQLLQRFCSQLVQPQHPGVEVAQLIQDDQLGPRELEKYRLIPKQRDVLPDGAITQDWPSNLRLLAAEGLEWHVDSRAYPQVLTLCTRPFSXPQGDDGTWRYLHIDAFGSDGAQGQSQLSXHLHRXAPRLAGLNVMCQVFLAPQLWSQLADFCRPTTRAAPIRGERRSTLDLPSWTDLQQALPSTVCKLRPLHPALAAGSEAYPDPEERPP from the exons ATGAAGCTGGAAACCAGTTATGGCACAGCCAGCTCAGAGGTCCCTAAGCCAGAAAGAGGCTGATCCAGATGTGGA TCAGGGTCTGAGGCCAAGGCCAAGTCCTGGAAGGCCAACCCCAGGTCCAGATCATGGCCTGAGGCTAAGGCTGAGCCGTTGGACTTCATGGTAGAAACAGAACAGAAGTTTGAGGAGGTGCTGGCCATCTCAGGGAACATCTATGGTGGCCTCAACTACCTTCCCGGTCGCTACCACAGCTGGC CGGATCCCAATCCCAGCATGGTGCTGGCCACACACAACGGAGGAGTGGTGAACCGGCAGGGCACAGGGGAAAAGAGGGGGAACCAC GGACTAGTAGCAAGCTCCTGGG ATCGCGATGGCAAGGGCGTGGCGCAGCTGCTGCAGCGCTTCTGCTCCCAGCTAGTCCAGCCACAGCACCCGGGGGTCGAGGTGGCACAGCTCATCCAGGATGACCAGCTGGGCCCCCGGGAGCTGGAGAAATACCGCCTTATCCCCAAACAG CGCGACGTGCTTCCGGACGGGGCTATCACCCAGGACTGGCCGAGCAACCTGCGCCTGCTGGCGGCTGAGGGCCTGGAGTGGCACGTGGACAGCCGCGCATACCCGCAAGTGCTCACGCTGTGCACGCGGCCCTTCT ATCCTCAGGGCGATGACGGCACGTGGCGCTACCTCCACATCGACGCCTTTGGCAGCGATGGCGCGCAGGGGCAGAGCCAGCTTT GACACCTGCACCGCTAGGCCCCGCGTCTCGCCGGCCTCAACGTCATGTGCCAGGTTTTCCTAGCGCCCCAGTTATGGTCGCAGCTGGCTGACTTCTGCAGGCCGACAACTAGGGCCGCTCCTATCCGAGGGGAGAGAAGAAGCACTTTAGATCTGCCCTCTTGGACTGATCTCCAGCAAGCCCTGCCCTCCACCGTTTGCAagctccgccccctccaccccgcGCTGGCTGCTGGCTCTGAAGCCTACCCTGACCCGGAGGAGCGCCCTCCCTAA
- the AP1S1 gene encoding AP-1 complex subunit sigma-1A, whose protein sequence is MMRFMLLFSRQGKLRLQKWYLATSDKERKKMVRELMQVVLARKPKMCSFLEWRDLKVVYKRYASLYFCCAIEGQDNELITLELIHRYVELLDKYFGSVCELDIIFNFEKAYFILDEFLMGGDVQDTSKKSVLKAIEQADLLQEEDESPRSVLEEMGLA, encoded by the exons ATG ATGCGATTCATGCTGCTGTTCAGCCGGCAGGGAAAGCTGCGGCTGCAGAAATGGTACCTGGCCACATCAGACAAGGAGCGAAAGAAAATGGTCCGGGAGCTTATGCAGGTTGTTCTGGCTCGCAAGCCCAAGATGTGCAGCTTCCTGGAGTGGAGGGATCTCAAAGTCGTCTATAAGAG ATATGCCAGCCTCTACTTCTGCTGTGCCATTGAGGGCCAAGACAATGAGCTCATCACGCTGGAGCTGATCCACCGGTATGTGGAGCTCCTGGACAAATACTTCGGCAGT GTGTGCGAACTGGACATCATCTTCAACTTTGAGAAGGCCTACTTCATCCTGGATGAGTTTCTGATGGGGGGTGATGTCCAGGACACCTCCAAGAAGAGTGTGCTGAAGGCCATCGAGCAGGCTGACCTGCTGCAGGAG GAGGATGAGTCGCCTCGCAGTGTGCTGGAGGAGATGGGTCTGGcatag
- the VGF gene encoding neurosecretory protein VGF, which translates to MKSLRLPAATLFCFLLLIKGLGAAPPGHPEAQPPPLSSEHKEPVAGDSVPGPKDVSAPEVRTARNSEPQDEGELFQGVDPRALAAVLLQALDRPASPPAPGGSQQGPKEEAAEALLTETVRSQTHSLPAPETQAPVAPPRPQTQENGPEAGDPSEELEALASLLQELRDFSPSSAKRQQETAAAETETRTHTLTRVNLESPGPERVWRASWGEFQARVPERAPLPPPAPPQFQARMPESGPLPEAHQFGEGVSSPKTHLGEALAPLSKAYQSLGAPFPKARRPESSLLGGSEAGERLLQQGLAQVEAGRRQAEATRQAAAQEERLADLASDLLLQYLLQGGARQRGLGGRGLQEKEEERESVREDAEAEQERRGGAERVGEEDEEAAEAEAEAEEAERARQNALLFAEEEDGEAGAEDKRSQEEMPGHRRKEAEGAEEGGEEEDDDEEMDPQTIDSLIELSTKLHLPADDVVSIIEEVEEKRKRKKNAPPEPVPHPRAAPAPTHVRSPQPPPPAPAPGREELPDWNEVLPPWDRQEDELFPPGPYHPFPNYIRPRTLQPPATSRRRHYHHALPPSHHYPGREAQARRAQEEAEAEERRMQEQEELENYIEHVLLRRP; encoded by the coding sequence ATGAAATCGCTCAGGTTGCCGGCTGCCAccctcttctgcttccttctACTGATCAAGGGGTTGGGAGCAGCGCCCCCAGGGCACCCTGAGGCGCAGCCACCTCCCCTCAGCTCTGAACATAAAGAGCCGGTAGCTGGGGACTCAGTGCCCGGGCCGAAGGATGTTAGCGCCCCAGAGGTCCGAACGGCTCGAAATTCTGAGCCTCAGGATGAGGGAGAGCTTTTCCAGGGCGTGGATCCCCGGGCGCTGGCCGCGGTGCTGCTGCAGGCACTTGACCGCCCCGCCTCGCCTCCGGCGCCCGGTGGCTCCCAGCAGGGGccaaaggaagaagcagcagaAGCTCTGCTGACTGAGACGGTGCGCAGCCAGACCCACAGCCTCCCGGCGCCAGAGACCCAGGCACCTGTGGCCCCGCCTCGCCCTCAGACTCAGGAGAATGGTCCCGAGGCTGGCGACCCTTCCGAGGAGCTCGAGGCGCTAGCTTCCCTGCTCCAGGAACTGCGAGATTTCAGTCCGAGCAGCGCCAAGCGCCAGCAAGAGACAGCGGCAGCAGAGACGGAAACTCGCACGCACACGCTGACCCGAGTCAACCTGGAGAGCCCCGGGCCGGAGCGTGTGTGGCGCGCTTCCTGGGGAGAGTTCCAGGCGCGCGTCCCGGAGCGCGCGCCCCTGCCACCCCCAGCTCCCCCGCAGTTCCAGGCGCGTATGCCCGAGAGTGGGCCCCTTCCTGAAGCCCACCAGTTCGGGGAAGGAGTGTCTTCCCCCAAAACACATCTAGGTGAGGCATTGGCACCCCTCTCCAAGGCGTACCAAAGCCTGGGTGCCCCTTTCCCCAAGGCGCGCCGTCCGGAGAGCTCACTCCTGGGCGGCTCTGAAGCGGGGGAACGCCTTCTACAGCAAGGGCTGGCGCAGGTAGAGGCCGGGCGGCGGCAGGCGGAGGCCACACGGCAGGCCGCGGCGCAGGAAGAGCGGCTGGCGGACCTCGCCTCCGACCTGCTGCTCCAGTATTTGCTGCAGGGCGGGGCCCGGCAGCGCGGCCTTGGGGGTCGGGGGctgcaggagaaggaggaggagcgaGAGAGCGTGAGGGAGGATGCGGAGGCGGAGCAGGAGCGACGCGGCGGGGCggagagggtgggggaagaggatgaggaggcggcggaggcggaggcagAGGCGGAGGAGGCGGAGAGGGCGCGGCAGAACGCGCTGCTGTTCGCAGAGGAGGAGGACGGAGAAGCCGGAGCCGAGGACAAGCGCTCCCAGGAAGAGATGCCCGGCCACCGTCGTAAGGAGGctgagggggcagaggagggcggggaggaggaggacgacgacgAAGAGATGGACCCTCAGACCATCGACAGCCTCATCGAGCTGTCCACCAAACTCCACCTGCCCGCAGACGACGTGGTCAGCATCATcgaggaggtggaggagaagcGGAAGCGGAAGAAGAACGCCCCTCCCGAGCCCGTGCCGcacccccgggccgcccccgcccccacccacgtCCGttccccgcagcccccgccccctgcccccgcccccggccgggaGGAGCTGCCCGACTGGAACGAGGTGCTCCCACCCTGGGATCGCCAGGAGGACGAGCTGTTTCCCCCCGGGCCCTACCACCCTTTTCCCAACTACATCCGGCCGCGGACACTGCAGCCGCCCGCCACCTCGCGCCGCCGCCACTACCACCACGCCCTGCCGCCTTCGCATCACTATCCAGGCCGGGAGGCCCAGGCGCGGCGCGCGcaggaggaggcggaggcggaggagcGCCGGatgcaggagcaggaggagctgGAGAATTATATCGAGCACGTGCTGCTCCGGCGCCCGTGA